TCACCAGCAGGTTGCGCCGGGCCAGCACGCCGAAGAGCCCCAGGCTGAAGAGCAGGGCGCTGACGACCAGGTAGTGGTTCAGGCCGACGGTCATTTCAGGTCCTTTTTGCTGAGCAGGATCACCCCGACCATGCCGACGAGCAGCAGGAGGGACATGACCTCAAACGGGAGGAGGTAGAGGGTGAAGAGCGACTGGCCGAGCTCGCGGGTGCCGCCCTCGACGAGGGGGCGGCCGCCGGCCTGCGGGGTGGCGGCGATCACGGCCCGGATCAGGATGCCGGCGATCACGGACACGGAGAGCGCCCCGAGCCCCACCGTGACGCCGCGGATCCGCCGCCGTTCCTCCTCGGGGAGGTTGAGGAGCATGATGACGAAGAGGAACAGCACCATCACCGCGCCCGCGTAGACGAGGATCTGGATGGCCGCGAGGAAGAAGGCGTGGAGCAGGATGAACAGGCCGGCCAGAGCCACGATGGTGAGCACCAGAAACATGGCGCTGGTCACCGGATTCCGGCTCCATGGGTTGGCGACGCAAAGGAATCCGAACAGGAGGGCCAGTCCGGAGAATGCGTAGAAAAGGAGGTCGGTGAGCCCGGGCATGGATTTTAGGACGGGTTCGGGGGGAAGGACTCCTGCTCGCGGGCCTCCTCGAGCTTCTGTTTCCACTTCTGGATGCCGCCATGGATGCCGCCGAGCTCGAGCAGCTTCTCCTTGTTGTACACCATCGCCTCGCGTGAGGTGCCCGTCAGGGAGTAGTCGCGCTGCAGGAAGATCGCCTCTTCGGGGCACACCTCCTGGCAGAGCCCGCAGAAGATGCACCGGAGCATGTTGATCTCGAACTCCCGCGGCATCTTTTCGGCGTTCGCCCGGTCCGCGGGAGGTCCGTCGGGGCCCGGTGGTGTGATCTTGATGGCCTTGGGCGGGCAGATGAATTCGCAGAGCTGGCAGCTCACGCACTTGGTGTCGCCCTCCTGGTCCTTCACAAGGTAGGGGGCACCCCGGTAGCCTTCGGGGACCACCCATTTTTCCTCCGGATACTCCATCGTGACCGGCTTCCCTTTGAAGACGGACCGCGCGAAATGCTTCCACGTGACCTGGAATCCGCCGATGATGGAGGGGAGGTAGGTCCGCTCCACGAGGCTCAGGGGTTTGCGTTCGACGACCTTGGTCATGGGAGCATTCCGGTCAGGGGTTGAGGGCGGCCAGCACGAGGGCGGTGATCAGAATGTTGGCAAGCGCCAGCGGGATGAAGCGACGCCATCCGAGGTCCATCAGCTGGTCGTAGCGAAAGCGCGGGAACATCCAGCGCACCCAGATGAACAGGGCCATCAGGACCATCATTTTGACCAGGAAACAGGCGATGTGCGCGAGCCCGCCGGCGAGGCCCGTGGCCGGTCCGCCGCCCCAGGGAAAGGTCCAGCCGCCGAAGAACAGGGTCACCATGATCGCCGAGGCGGTGATCATGTTCGCGTACTCGCCGAGGAAGAAGAGGGCGAACTTCATCGAGCTGTACTCGGTGTGATACCCCCCCACGAGCTCCGACTCCGATTCCGGCAGGTCGAACGGCAGCCGGTTGGTTTCGGCGAAGGCGGCGATCAGGAAGATGAAGAATGCCAGCGGCTGCTTCCACACCATCCACTGGAACAATCCGCCACCCTGATAGGCGACGACCTTCGAGAGGTTCAGGTCCCCGATCACCATGAAGACGGCAACGACGCTCATGCCCATGGCGATCTCGTAGGAAATCATCTGCGCCGAGGAGCGAATGCCCCCCAGGAAGGGATACTTGGAGTTTGAGGCGTAGCCGGCCAGGACGATCCCATACACGCCTAGCGACGCGATGCCGAAGGTGTAGAGCACGCCGACGTTGAGATCGGCGATGACCATCGGATTGTTCGGGTTGCCGAGCGTGGAGCCGAAGGGGATCACGGCGATGGTCAGGAACGCCGGCACCGCCGTCAGGGCGGGGGCGAGCCAGAAGTACACCTTGCGGACGTACGCCGGCGTAAAGTCCTCCTTGAGCAGAAACTTGAGCCCGTCGGCCATGGGCTGGAACAACCCGAGGCGCACCAGGGCCGGGCCGATCACCGGGAGATACTGGATCAGTACCGGGGCAGCTCGGTTGGGGCCGACACGGTCCTGGATCCACGCCGAGATCTTGCGCTCCGCGAGCACGGCGTACGCCACAAACGTCAGCGTCACCCCGAACGCGAGGAGGATTTTGACCACGCTGAACAGGACGAACTGGGTCGTCGGACTGAGGTAGTAGATCGCGTCCATGGCGGCCTTCAGAGGTTCAGGGTCACTCCGTGGTCACCGAGGGCAGCCCACTCGATTCCCGATAGTGCAGGGACGCTCCCGGTCATCCGCTGGAAGAGGGTCTCGATGTTCGGGATGCCGCCGCGACCGACGCCGTCCACCAGCTCCAGCAGGAACTCCCATTCCGGCCTGGCGTCCCCGGGCGCCTCCACCGCCTTTAGGAAGCGCTGGAGGCGCCCCTTGCCGTTGACAAAAGTGCCCCGCTTTTCGGCATGGGCGCAGCCTGGCAGGAGGTAGTGCGCCGCGGCCGTGGTGGCGTTCGGCAGGAGGTCGCTGACCACCAGCAGCGGGAGTCGCCCGAGGAGGTCGGGCCCGATGCCATGGCGGGTGACGTCCTCGCCGAAGACCAGCAGCGTGGTGATCCGGCCGGACCGGATGCCGTCAGCAATCTCCGGAATCCGGATGCCCATTTCGGTGAAGGCGATGCCCGTGATGCGGGCGCCGTTGGCGTTCGGGTTGCGATCGGCGCTGACGAGCAGGGCGTCGGCCTCACCGGTGCGGGCCACCGAATCGGTGAGGGCACCATGGCGGTCGGCCAGCGTCCTGAGCAGGTGGAGTTCCTCGGTGGTCTGGCGGGCGCTGGCGATGATGGCGACGCTGCCATGGGGTGCGGCGGCGAGGCGGGCTCCGAGTTCGCGCAGTGCGGTTTCCCACGGGATTCTTTCCCGGGTGCCCTCCGGACTTCGTCGGAGGACTTCGGTGAGGCGGTCCGGACGCCCGATCCATTTGTAGTTCAGCCGTCCGGCGTCGCACATCCAGGGACCGTTCACCGCGTCATTCTCGCGGGGCTCGTACCGGTGGATGACCCCCTCCCGCGATCCGATGAGGATGTTGCAGCCGGTCGCGCAGGAAGTGCAGACGCTGCGGGTCTCCTTGAGGAACCACACCCGCATCTTGAATCGGAAATCCCGGGAGGTCAGCGCGCCGACCGGGCACAGATCCACCGTGTTCAGCGTGTAGTTGTTGTCGAAGGCCCCCTCCTTCCACGCGGCGATCGTGTTGTACGAGCCGCGGTTGACGATGCCCAGGGCGTCGTCGCCGGCGATATCCCGGGTGAACCGGATGCAGCGGGTGCAGAGGATGCAGCGTTCGTCGTCGAGGACGATGCGCGGCCCGAGATTCACCGCCTTGGGCTTGTGAACCTTGGTTTCGGCGAACCGGCTCGCGGCCTGGCCGTGCTCCAGGGAATACTCCTGCAGCTTGCATTCGCCGGCCTGGTCGCAAATGGGACAGTCGAGCGGGTGATTGATGAGCAGCGACTCCAGCACGGCCTCGCGCATTTGCCGCGTCGCCTCCGAACCGGGATACAGCTCCATGCCGGGGGCGATCGGGGTGGCGCAGGCGATGGCGCCGCGGGGCGTGCCGGGCTCGTAGGGCAGCACCGAGCGGGCAATTCGTGGCGAACCGTCCTCGTTCAGCACCGGTTTCCGGTCCGGTCCCATCATCGGTGTGCCGAACTCGATCAGGCACATCCGGCAATTGCCGGCCACCGGGAGCTTGGGATGGTAACAGTAATGCGGCACCTCGACTCCCGCGACCTGGCAGGCCTGGATCATGGTGGTCGGCTGGAGGCGGCCCTGCCAGTCGGGCATCAGCTTGGGGACCTCGAGGTCGCGCCCATCCACCTTGATTCGGACCGTTTCGACGGCCGGAGGGGCGGCGGGGGCGGCGGCGGTTGTCGCGACGTTCGACATGCGAAAACTCAGTGGGTGGCGCGGGTGGACGGAGGGGTCCCCGTGGATCGGGCGGCCTCGTCGGCGGCGCCCTGCGCCTCGAATTCGTCCTGGAATTTCTTCACAAAGCTCAACACGGGCCATGCGGCGGCTTCGCCGAACGCGCAGATGGTGCGGCCCTGGATGTTTTGTGCGATGTGCAGCAGGTACCCGGCGTCGGCCTTGCGCCCCTCGCCGTGGTTGAGACGGTGCAGGGCCTTGTCCATCCACAGCGCACCCTCGCGGCAGGGGGTGCATTGTCCGCAACTCTCGTGCGCGTAGAATTCGGCGATGTTGCCGAGCGTGGACACCATGCTGCGGGAGTCGTCGAGCACGATGATCGCGCTGGAGCCCGACATCGTTCCCGCCTGCTGCAGGGAATCAAAGTCGTAGGGCAGGTCCAGCAGCGGGACGTCCACCGTGCTCATCTGGCCGTCGGCGGCCTTGCGCTTGAGGCGGAATGATTCGCCGGCCTTGAGGACCTTGGAGGAGGAACCGCCCGGGATGACCGCCTTGAGCTGGCGGCCCGGCCGCAGCCCGCCGCCGAAACTCGGGTGATGGATCAACTCGCCGAGGGTGACCTTGCCCACCTCGATCTCATAGTAGCCCGGACGCAGCACATCGCCGCTGAGGCTGACGATGCGTGTCCCGGTGTTGTTGGGCGTCCCAAGTTTCGCGTACGCTGCGCCGCCCATCGCGACGATGTGTTTCACGTGGCACAGCGTTTCCACGTTGTTGACGATCGTCGGGCACAGGTAGAGGCCGAGGACGGCCGGGAAGTACGGCGGCTTGATCCGCGGGTACGGTCGCTTGCCTTCCAGGGACTCGATCAGGCCGGTCTCCTCGCCGCAGATGTACGCGCCTGCGCCGCGGTGGACGACGATGTCGAGGTCGTAGCCGGAACCGAGGATGTTGGTGCCGAGGAAGCCGGCCGCGCGCGCCTCGGCCAGGGCCTGGTTCAGCAACCGGGCCGCCTTGGGCATCTCGCCGCGGATGTAGATGAAGGCGAGCCGGACGTCGTTGGCCCAGCACGCGATCACCATCCCCTCGATCAACTGATGGGGATCGCGGTGCAGGATCTGGCGGTCCTTGAACGTGCCGGGTTCGGACTCGTCGGCGTTGCAGATGAGGTACACCGGCTTGCCGCTCCGCCGGTCCACGAAGCTCCATTTCAACCCGGCGGAAAAGCCGGCGCCGCCGCGCCCGCGCAGCCCCGATTTGAGCACTTCGTCCCGGACCACCTCCTGCGGGGACATCCGCTTGCCCTCCGCGAGTTCGCGCGGTGCGGTGGCCAGCGCCTGCCGCAGTGCCTCGTAGCCGCCATGGCGCAGGGAACACGCGAGGTCCGGGGTGAATCCCGGCGTGTCGAGGTTGCGTGTGATCAGCTTGAATTCTTCGGGCATGGCAGTGCTTGACTCAATACCTCACCTGTCTAGTTTCCCTCCCGCTTCCGGCCTGCCCGATGGTGTAACGGTAGCACAGCAGACTCTGGATCTGTTTGTCATGGTTCAAATCCATGTCGGGCAGCCAACTCCCCATCGCGGGTCCTTCGTCCCCGATCGCAAGTCCTTGGGTTGTGTTCCGAAAATTCATGCGCGGCCTCGGGTGATGATCTGGTCGGCATCCGCCGGGGTGACTTTTTCGAGGAGATCCTCGTTGACCAGGACCACGGGGGCCGTGCCGCAACTTGCAAGGCATTCCACGAACTCGACCGTGAACCGCCCGTCCGGCGTGGTCTGTGGTCCGTGTCTCGAAGCGTCCAGACCCAGCTTTGAGCAGAGGTGGTCCCGCAATTCGTAGGCTCCGGCCAGCGCGCAGCTCAGGGTCCGGCAGATCTTGATCTGGGTCTTCCCGAGGCGGTCCTGTCGGAACATCGGGTAGAAGGTCACCAGTTCATGCACATTGATCGGCTGGAGTCCCAGCTTGGCGGCGGTCCACTCGACGGCCTCGCGGGGCACGTGGCCGAAGTGCTCCTGGATCGCGTGCAGGAACATCAGCGAGGCGCTGCGCTTCTGCGGATAGCGCGCGGCGAGGGCGTCAAGTTCGGATTCGAGGCTGGCAGGTACGGAAAAGCTCATGGATGCAGGGGCCTCGGGGTCACCGGTCGCATTCCCCCATCACGAAGTCGAGGGAGCCCAGCACGGTGACGACGTCGCTCATCAGGCAGCCGGGGAGCAGCACCGGCAGGATGCTGAGGTTGCAGAACGATGGGGAACGGATCTTGAGGCGGTGCGGGGTGCCGCCGCCGCGGCTGTTCACGTAAAATCCCAGCTCGCCCTTCGGATTCTCCGCCCCGAAATACACCTCGCCCGCCGGCGCATTGGGACCTTCGGTGACCAGCATGAACTGGTGGATGAGTTCCTCCATCTTTGTGAGCACCGCCGACTTCGGCGGCAGGACCACCTTGCCGTCGGCCACCTGGACCGGTTCGCGGGATGCGTTGTCCGGTCCGCCCGGGATGCGATCCACGCACTGGCGAAGAATCCGGACGCTTTGCCGCATCTCCTCCATGCGGACAAGGTACCGGTCGTAGCAGTCACCCACCGATCCCACGGGAACGTCGAACTCAAGGTCCCGATAGCAGAGATAGGGGTGGGCCTTTCGGACGTCGTAGTCGCAGCCGCTCCCGCGGAGATTGGGACCGGTCAGGCCGTGGGCAATGGCCGTGGCCTTTGGAATCACGCCGACCTCGCGGGTGCGGTCCACCCACACCCGATTGCGGGTGAGCAGTCGCGAGGTTTCGTCCACCTGGGCCGCCACCCCGTCGCAGAAGGTGCCCACGGCCGCGATCCATCCCGGTGGCGTGTCGCGGATCACCCCGCCGATGCGGGTGTAGCTGGTGGTGAACCGGGCACCGGTGAGCGCCTCGGCCAGATTGTAGATCTTCTCACGCTCGGTGAACGTGTGGAGGAAGACCGTCAT
The DNA window shown above is from Verrucomicrobiia bacterium and carries:
- a CDS encoding NAD(P)H-dependent oxidoreductase subunit E; its protein translation is MSFSVPASLESELDALAARYPQKRSASLMFLHAIQEHFGHVPREAVEWTAAKLGLQPINVHELVTFYPMFRQDRLGKTQIKICRTLSCALAGAYELRDHLCSKLGLDASRHGPQTTPDGRFTVEFVECLASCGTAPVVLVNEDLLEKVTPADADQIITRGRA
- a CDS encoding NADH-quinone oxidoreductase subunit J; this encodes MPGLTDLLFYAFSGLALLFGFLCVANPWSRNPVTSAMFLVLTIVALAGLFILLHAFFLAAIQILVYAGAVMVLFLFVIMLLNLPEEERRRIRGVTVGLGALSVSVIAGILIRAVIAATPQAGGRPLVEGGTRELGQSLFTLYLLPFEVMSLLLLVGMVGVILLSKKDLK
- the nuoF gene encoding NADH-quinone oxidoreductase subunit NuoF; this translates as MPEEFKLITRNLDTPGFTPDLACSLRHGGYEALRQALATAPRELAEGKRMSPQEVVRDEVLKSGLRGRGGAGFSAGLKWSFVDRRSGKPVYLICNADESEPGTFKDRQILHRDPHQLIEGMVIACWANDVRLAFIYIRGEMPKAARLLNQALAEARAAGFLGTNILGSGYDLDIVVHRGAGAYICGEETGLIESLEGKRPYPRIKPPYFPAVLGLYLCPTIVNNVETLCHVKHIVAMGGAAYAKLGTPNNTGTRIVSLSGDVLRPGYYEIEVGKVTLGELIHHPSFGGGLRPGRQLKAVIPGGSSSKVLKAGESFRLKRKAADGQMSTVDVPLLDLPYDFDSLQQAGTMSGSSAIIVLDDSRSMVSTLGNIAEFYAHESCGQCTPCREGALWMDKALHRLNHGEGRKADAGYLLHIAQNIQGRTICAFGEAAAWPVLSFVKKFQDEFEAQGAADEAARSTGTPPSTRATH
- the nuoD gene encoding NADH dehydrogenase (quinone) subunit D, which translates into the protein MTVEELTFKDPATRIATTSPDDLEDLQGEAMIINMGPSHPATHGVLRLVIELDGETVTRVDPDIGYLHRGDEKIAEAMTWNQFIPYTDRLDYLAPLANNVAYALAVEKLMGIDQALPPRCQYLRVICCELARISAHLLGIGAYAMDVGAMTVFLHTFTEREKIYNLAEALTGARFTTSYTRIGGVIRDTPPGWIAAVGTFCDGVAAQVDETSRLLTRNRVWVDRTREVGVIPKATAIAHGLTGPNLRGSGCDYDVRKAHPYLCYRDLEFDVPVGSVGDCYDRYLVRMEEMRQSVRILRQCVDRIPGGPDNASREPVQVADGKVVLPPKSAVLTKMEELIHQFMLVTEGPNAPAGEVYFGAENPKGELGFYVNSRGGGTPHRLKIRSPSFCNLSILPVLLPGCLMSDVVTVLGSLDFVMGECDR
- a CDS encoding molybdopterin-dependent oxidoreductase → MSNVATTAAAPAAPPAVETVRIKVDGRDLEVPKLMPDWQGRLQPTTMIQACQVAGVEVPHYCYHPKLPVAGNCRMCLIEFGTPMMGPDRKPVLNEDGSPRIARSVLPYEPGTPRGAIACATPIAPGMELYPGSEATRQMREAVLESLLINHPLDCPICDQAGECKLQEYSLEHGQAASRFAETKVHKPKAVNLGPRIVLDDERCILCTRCIRFTRDIAGDDALGIVNRGSYNTIAAWKEGAFDNNYTLNTVDLCPVGALTSRDFRFKMRVWFLKETRSVCTSCATGCNILIGSREGVIHRYEPRENDAVNGPWMCDAGRLNYKWIGRPDRLTEVLRRSPEGTRERIPWETALRELGARLAAAPHGSVAIIASARQTTEELHLLRTLADRHGALTDSVARTGEADALLVSADRNPNANGARITGIAFTEMGIRIPEIADGIRSGRITTLLVFGEDVTRHGIGPDLLGRLPLLVVSDLLPNATTAAAHYLLPGCAHAEKRGTFVNGKGRLQRFLKAVEAPGDARPEWEFLLELVDGVGRGGIPNIETLFQRMTGSVPALSGIEWAALGDHGVTLNL
- a CDS encoding NADH-quinone oxidoreductase subunit I; translation: MTKVVERKPLSLVERTYLPSIIGGFQVTWKHFARSVFKGKPVTMEYPEEKWVVPEGYRGAPYLVKDQEGDTKCVSCQLCEFICPPKAIKITPPGPDGPPADRANAEKMPREFEINMLRCIFCGLCQEVCPEEAIFLQRDYSLTGTSREAMVYNKEKLLELGGIHGGIQKWKQKLEEAREQESFPPNPS
- the nuoH gene encoding NADH-quinone oxidoreductase subunit NuoH; this translates as MDAIYYLSPTTQFVLFSVVKILLAFGVTLTFVAYAVLAERKISAWIQDRVGPNRAAPVLIQYLPVIGPALVRLGLFQPMADGLKFLLKEDFTPAYVRKVYFWLAPALTAVPAFLTIAVIPFGSTLGNPNNPMVIADLNVGVLYTFGIASLGVYGIVLAGYASNSKYPFLGGIRSSAQMISYEIAMGMSVVAVFMVIGDLNLSKVVAYQGGGLFQWMVWKQPLAFFIFLIAAFAETNRLPFDLPESESELVGGYHTEYSSMKFALFFLGEYANMITASAIMVTLFFGGWTFPWGGGPATGLAGGLAHIACFLVKMMVLMALFIWVRWMFPRFRYDQLMDLGWRRFIPLALANILITALVLAALNP